GCATCTCCATCTTCATGGGCGCCGTGCCCAGCCTAGGCTGGAACTGCATCTGCAACCTGAGCGACTGTTCCCAGCTCGCCCCCGTTTTCAGCAGGGGCTACCTGGTCTTCTGgtccgtgtccaacctggtcgTCTTCCTAGTGATGGTGGCCATTTACATGAGGATCTACACCTACGTCAAGAAGAAGACGTCACTGCTCACTCCGCACACCAGCGGCTCCATTAATCGCAAGAGGACACCCATCAAGCTCATCAAAACGGTCATGGTGGTGCTCGGTAAGTACTGCTCTTGACCCTTTTAGTGATGATTCATACTGTAGAGTGTTCGCGCTGTATGCTCTCATCACGGTTTACTGAATAGCCTCAGTTGCAGGAAATACAGTCATCACTGAAATAACTTCCTGGTAACAAAGGCTCCTGCAAACCTgagcaacaaaaacatttggctttttcttttttttttttttaactactgaatatacagtatagatACTGTGCATAGATTTTCTGAGGGACAGACCAAACCTTTTGGGAGAAATGTTAATTGTGCACCACATTGACTTTCAAAAATCCCACATTGACAGATGGAGAAGTTAAGTACCGTGTATCTTTTGAGGTTGGGAACGAAAACTAGGCAACACAACAAAATAGTTATAAAATGGGCTACTACAAAACTTCTTCAGTATTTTAttagatgatttttttcaattaaagatGAACTATTCGGATGAGTTGATCATTCTCTTTGTCAAGTGGATAATTTTCAACACAATTTCTCCCAGTGGAGTGAGAATACCCATtaccatgtcttttttttttttcaaatccattgctttttttaaatgagtagAGACAAGAAGTTGCCATGGGAGCTCAACAGACCCTCAGCAATCACTTTGCCAGTTCAACACTTAATACACGCTTCGTATGACAAGGTAAagtaagtaaaataaaatggctAGGAGTTGATGATGACGACCATAAACTGAATTGAATGTCACTTAGTGGTAGCAAAGGCAAGAAAGTGAAATGTGCGTCTTGGCTATCTGTGATGCTCCATACAATATGGCCGAAGAAACTGATAAAAACTACTGGCTGCAAACTTACACAACACTGCAGACATGTTTTGAATGATACAGTACATCCCACTACATATGTACACCAGCTCTTCTCAAACATATACAGAGGTACATGTAGTGGCATTAAACTTAGCTGCACAGATGCAACACTTTCATAATAAATCAACAGAAGGGTACGCTGGGACGTTCACTCTAGACCCGCTGACTGTGTGCCGAAACGTTTGGAAACTCATGCGTGTTGTTTAGTTCGGTTAAAGCAGACCTGAAGACATGTTTCCGTGCCAATCCCCAACATGTTCATTAATCAACTAATAGAAAATGATGAGTGCTCTGGCTCTGATTACTGCAATCTCAGTGCTTGGTGAGTGTTTGACTTAATTTCTAAACGTACCCAGACAGCAGGGCAAAGCTATAATTCCTACGAGACTGCATGACAACAGGAAGTAGTGTTATGACTATAACTCCGGTGTTTTCCGTCTAAAGctgattgtttgtttgtgactGGAAAGCCTCAGCGCTGAACTTTCAGCAACATTATTCGTTGACtctgtattttcaaataaattgttaaacttTGCAGCCAGCCCGATCACTGAAGAATCACCTCGAGCAGAATAAAAGAACTCGGTGCTAGAAGTTTTGATGGTCGCCAGGATAAACCTGGGCCTTGaccttttttgttctttttttaatatataacccaaaaaaattgaattaataatgaaagaaaaacatactgttTCTTGCCTTTCCCTGAACTCTTTGCTTCTCTCATCCTATATCAAAGTCTAAGTAGTTTAAGTGGGTCACCCAGTATGTATATTAATTACCTGCGCATACAGGAAGCAGTTGAGAACATCAGTGTTACTTAAAATTTTGCacgtaaccttggaaacagtttGGCTCTGGAATGGATTCAAATACCATGTCTCATAGGGAAAATAGATTTAACGTGGCGGTGGGGGGTTGAGGTCAACAAGCATCCTGAAGAAATGGTTGGTATTCATCCTCAAATGTCGTGGTTGTTGCAAATCTTAAAGGTGGCCCATTGTTAAACCAGGAATTCAGGTGAGACTGGGACTGGAACTCTTTTGCTTTTGGGCATGTTTTTGTTGCTTCAGTACGCCcagattaaacaaaaaacacatccaGAGTCTTCCTAGAtatcaaatgtcatttttctttgacTACATGCTCCCTCTTTGCCCGTCCAGATTGCTCAATTATTGTATGTGTACACAATGTATTCCAGACTGCTGTATAATTATCTTATCATACAAATACTCTGCTGATCTGCATGTGCAACACGCTGTCCACTAAACACGCAACCTTCAACGAGCGTCCCCTCCTACAGccaagaaaaacaggaaaacataAGACAAACATAGCCTCTAATCGTTACCACTGGCTATCATATGCATTGCAAACCAAAGATATTAGCTTCCCATTCAAATTTCTATAAATTTATGTTATAAGAAAATTTCTGGTTTGATATTGATATGGCATTCTGGTGCAAATGTACTACTACTAGTAGAAGTGCAGACCTGGTTACATTATGTCTTCGAAAGTATACAGTCAGTGTCACAGCGATGGTTTATGTTGGGCATTTAAACTGTTAAGTCTTGGTCCCATTTTGCTGGATGGAAGTGGAAACTGGACAAACCGGTTCTGTGGCGTCTGCATGGTTTTGGGGTCCAGTTAGAACCAATGATTGCATAGGTTTTTCATATGTAACGAACTGGATACTACATACAGTAGACGTACTGCATGACTTCACAGAATTCAAAACCTTTCTAAAACTATAAAAATTGTATAAGCCGGGATGGGAAAACATGATCGTGTACAGTAGACTGTGTTTTATCTGTACACATGCTGGAGGTAAACGACGCATTGCTGGTGGCTACAAGTTGAAGCTTGTGGTCTCATTTAGTGCCAAAATTCCCTTTAGCGGCCCTGTTGTGTGCCCAGACATGTTAGGCTGGATTCACACTCCATGGTTCAAGTGGTCCATTGCTATAATATGCATAGAATATTTGATTATCTGTGCAAGTGGGTGACTTCATGTGTTCCATCAATAAAACGTAAGCGTGGCCAAATCACATATCTTTCATTTGAAATATACATAGGAACAGATTAGATATATTGTATTTGGAATTTGGaccagctaaaaaaatggatgccttGCATTAAGAAGTGCATGtggtgtaaataaaacaaaggtgGAACAGATAATGCTGGGATTCATGGTGACCCCAgatgggacaaactgaaagtCACAAGAGTACACACACAGTACCCTCTCATGCACACATTGAGAATCCCAAACAAGACTGTGTGTTAATGCTAAAAGGTGCAAATACAAACTGGTCTCACTACTTGAGCAAAATCACATCATGGAGCACGCCAGGTGAAGGAAAGCTCCTCACAGCCACTGATGCTTGTCTTTAAAGTAAACAATAACTCAGCAGAGCATTGATGGAACATTCTCTTTGCTGAGCCATTGTGATTCTAGAGTACTGTGTTAAGCCGCAGCGCGTTTGATGTTTTGGTATTCTTGAGTGCTTTGGCTGATTAACAGTCAGATGCACATGTGGCAACTCGATTTGCACACTGCTCTAACGAATTGGAACGAAAGTCATATGGCAGTAAATTTTGTGCAGAGTCAAAATGTatgtattactattttttttttataggccCCATGCACAGCTAAAAGAAATTGGACTAGAACTAGATAAAAAGTTATTTGCTCCTGTTGTGCCTGGGCAGATACAACTCATCTTTCAAAATCTCTCATTCCTAATATTGAACTATTTAATTgaagttggttgtttttttttaacaggcttagactatattttgtttttgtagtcaaTGAATAGCAAGTTAAAGCAATACTCATTTACAGTAACTTGAATAGCAGGTAGCTAGCATTGcgtcatgacccatcggaacgagagtaggactcggaagatgcaaggtagttcaaggagacacgtttattatatgcagaggtaggggatcgagcaggcagtccggtgcagcagcggtagttgggacgtcgggcgaagagagcaggtgagcggacaggcaggagtcggtacacaggagaacaatcaaagcaggcagaaataacgaaggagtcaggcttacaaggttggtcggagaacggacgaaggtcggtacacacaggttcaatcagggataccggggcacacgaacgggacatgaagatcaacgaactggcgccagccagttgtcatcgcggtcatataaatccacagcataatcaggctgcatgaggcgcaggtgtgcgccttccaatcagcgcacctgcgcggacacccgcacagctcgtgctggagcggcaggatcatgacagtaccccctccTCAAAGGCaatgcctaaacgaaaaaaaaacagacaataattaacacaggcatgggtgggcggaaggggtgtccggtgtttccagggcaacgtgaacgagagtcggcagagagtcagtcgaaactgacacgtgggcgtgtctcgggagcgggtcagttccaactgccgcgtgaactccgctcggaacagccaaaacctcgacgtgggaatggcgaggaggcgggtcagtttccacagctacgtgcgcttggcgaggtggcgagtctgttcccactgcgacgtgcacttggcgaggtggcgagtccgtacccgctgcggcgtgcacttggcgaggtggcgggtctgTTTCCTCGGCaatgtgaacgagagtaggcagagagtcagtcgaaactgacacgtgggcgtgtcccgggagcgggtcagttccaactgccacgtgaacctgcatcagcagcgagtccgtcgccgttgcgacgtcagcatagctcggctggttcgccaatccttgccggacctgggccgtgagagccgccaattctgcggtctgccgctctatctccgcccgcatttcgcggcggaacgcctcgtgatttggcgactcctcctccctctgggctggaagcttcgccaccagctgcgggtccgcCGGTCTCGccattgccggcgaggagtgggaggacgatgtcttagttgccgcgcagcgggaggcaccggggagcgtgcggacggggcgtctcctctggccgccacgcagaggtcccgggtagatggccaagcgggttccctcatacggattggtatacttaaacctaccgggggaagacgctcgggtgctggaaacgcggggaggtgaaacaaactgactgggatgaaagatcggacgagcagattcataatcagaataatcggagtcgtactccggcagccggtcatacaaatcacggtcctcctcatattccgaaaagtcaaagtccagaagaatatgaggagcagggcgggtcgtgttcgggacgtattcatacctcgctggcggagcgtaagacacggaagcggaggacatcagggagcctacccggatcggacaggcttggtcctccggcagactgtctaccttgcgtcggtccaggcgacgccgggtctttcctgctgggtcctgtgatggccagtttgttctgtcacgacccatcggaacgagagtaggacccaaatgcaggactcggaagatgcaaggtagctcaaggagacacgtttattatatgcagaggtaggggatcgagcaggcagtccggtgcagcagcggtagttgggacgtcgggcaaagagagcaggtgagcggacaggcaggagtcggtacacaggagaacaatcaaagcaggcagaagtaacgaaggagtcaggcttacaaggttggtcggagaacggacgaaggtcggtacacacaggttcaatcagggataccggagcacacgaacgggacatgaagatcaacgaactggcgctggccagttgtcatcgcggtcatataaatccacagcataaacaggctgcatgaggcgcaggtgtgcaccttccaatcagcacACCTGCgcagacacccgcacagcttgtgttggagcggcaggatcatgacacaatgtGGTTATCCTGCATTGAATGTGAGAAAACAAGTCTGGTTAACCGGCATTTCATTTAATCGAAAGAGAAGGTGTTGCACTACTGGAATTTTCTTTCATTAAGGTAATCTTATCGTAACCTGGAGCATGCTTCACTTGAATGTAGAGGTGAAATTATAAACCGAATAACCCGACAAATTTGATTACAAAAGTGATCATTTTGTTCCACGTGCTACCATCTTGTGTACCACAATGTACAGAGTTAAGTTGGTGTGATGGTAGCGAGTCAGGAGGAAAGAGTGCATAAAAGACAGACCTTCTGATCATTTCGTACTTATAAAAAAACCAAAGGCAGATTTAATCTACTGCAAAGGTGAACTAATGTATCACGATAACACATCTATGATTGCCAAAGCAAGGCATTTGAAGTTAGTATGTTTTAATGTAGCCTACCATCGCTGGTTAGAATGTATTTTAACGCCGCCCACAGGTGGTCAACCAACCACCAATGCATTTTCAATTGTTGGATAGAAGAAATATTAATAAAGTAATTGCGTGATAGGTACATTCATACATAAACTGCTACACTAAACCTGAGCACGGGCTGGCTAACAGTTAGCCAGTTTGCAGGGAAATGCTCACAACTGCCAACTTTACACTGTCATTCCCTGACTCCCACATCAATCACAAGGCCAGGGCCCTGGCCCTTTTTTAaaccacacacactcaaagaCGAGGATGTTATCATGTGGAATATGAGGGTGGTAACCTCAAGTGGCCATGATTTTGTTGTTTAGTcgttaaaaatcaattttaccaTTGATTGATGGAATAATGGATtctaaaaatgatttgataGCTGCTGCCCGAATGTTTGAGCCTGAAACACCAGATGATATATCAGCGGTTTCCTTCATAAAGGAGGCCAATGTATCTGAGCTCAGGCAAACTTTCACCCTTTTGTCGTTGTAGGAGCCTTTGTGTTCTGCTGGACTCCCGGCCTTGTGGTTCTGCTGCTGGACGGTCTCAACTGCACCACCTGCAACGTCATGAAACTAAAGCGCTGGCTTCTGCTCCTGGCAGTGATGAACTCTGTCATGAACCCGTGCATTTACTCCTACAAGGATGAGGAAATGTGGACCACCTTTAAGAACCTCATGCAATGCATAGGCAACGGCACTCGACGACAGCGCTCGACACGGGCCAACACCCGGCCGCTAAGCTCCGGCCAGGACGGTGGCAACAGCCAGCCTCCTTCCGAGGAGATGAAAAACGGTGATGCGGATATCTTCCAGACTTGAGAGTGGGATTATTTCTGAACTCTGAAAAATGTCTGTTCACTTCAAGGTGAAAATGCTTCATGAACATAACATGTCAGCAGttctttaatttaaaagaaaatgctgTTTGGATAGAAGTACCAGGACAGGACTGCCTTCTCAGTCAAAAGCTGGACTTGGTTTTTGATACACTGAGAAGAGTCCTGTTGGTGTACCAATATGAATGTAACACTTGTTTTCACttgtcatcatttttaaaacaatcactCAAGGGAGACTTCATTCTTCCTCTCGTCGCTGTTATTTATGGCTGAAAAGAAATGCTAAGAAGGACACCATGGTccagtttttcttttacattcctAAAAGTACATAATATGCCAAGGGGGATGCTACTGtctcttttgtttttagttGGGTAATGTGAAATAGCGGGATATCGTGAGCAGTATCTAAAATTAAGGACAGTTTTTCTTAATGATGTAGTTCtgcaaactattatttttgtattccaGAAGGCAACTAATTAGCAATACTGCAAACAGACTCTCTGGGCACTACATGAGGTACACTTACTGCGCTGTATGTTTGTTGATGTGCAGAGTCGCGTTGTGTTGCAATGTGGTGATGACAAACGTACCGAGTCCCATCCCATTTTCAACAGCGCTTATCCCGGTTAGGGTCACGGGGCGCTGGAGACTACCcccgctgactttgggcaaaaggcggactacaacctgaactggtcaccagtcagtcacaggccacatatcgatgccatcactgagtgggaactgaacccacgctgcctgcaatTCAGGCGTGTGTAGcactccaccatcagtgactactcATCctgtacattttcttttattattaccTCTGTCAGTGTCAACCACACatttatctttgtaaaggcaaaACTCGATATTTGGATCTGGTTAGATTTTAGGAGTGCTACTAGTTAAGTGTCAGGTAAGATAATTTCCCATATGTCATTAAAGATGCTCCTGCGATGACGAGGGGGCGGAATAATTTGAAGTGTATGACAATTTGCTGCCTCACCTCATTTTTGCTTCCATTTGCAGTCTTTGCCTGCGGGCCAAAGATAATAGTCACTCATATGCTTAGTGCTGCTGACTGAGGCAAACTTGTTCTCCGTGTAGC
Above is a genomic segment from Syngnathoides biaculeatus isolate LvHL_M chromosome 7, ASM1980259v1, whole genome shotgun sequence containing:
- the lpar3 gene encoding lysophosphatidic acid receptor 3 isoform X3: MAQQNLTCHYDEPMSFFYNNSGADDKWDKTQLILVQVVGSLFCCFILLSNAMVIAAVVTNKRFHYPFYYLLSNLAASDFLAGIAYVYLMFNTGEVSRKLTVKGYFIRQGLLDISLSASLANLLVIALERYMSIMNFKVHSNLTKRRVTLLIVLVWGISIFMGAVPSLGWNCICNLSDCSQLAPVFSRGYLVFWSVSNLVVFLVMVAIYMRIYTYVKKKTSLLTPHTSGSINRKRTPIKLIKTVMVVLGAFVFCWTPGLVVLLLDGLNCTTCNVMKLKRWLLLLAVMNSVMNPCIYSYKDEEMWTTFKNLMQCIGNGTRRQRSTRANTRPLSSGQDGGNSQPPSEEMKNGDADIFQT